From the Lolium rigidum isolate FL_2022 chromosome 2, APGP_CSIRO_Lrig_0.1, whole genome shotgun sequence genome, one window contains:
- the LOC124685909 gene encoding uncharacterized protein LOC124685909 → MALRRLARRLAIVPFPPRLLPLPIPYSPGHLRFSTRQTKPHFMAEYLVSTCGLSPEAAAKAAPRFSNLATTDRPDAVIAFLRSQGLGKPQVRAIVSHRPALLLSNVDATLAPKFTALRALGLNRADAARLFALFPSALAYGVHSNLLPRVLLWLDLLGSTTLLMKWLAKAWLLKYSVDLLLNNLATLRAIGLPEARLTALVRLQPTIIMQSPDKLKALIARVDEACAAGLPPTSGMYPWCLFALHNVGAQAFEAKKAVVTRGFGCTNDQFAAMFRRAPCYMFTSEEVLRRKVEFLRTVCGLGCVVNNPVLLTFSVDKRMAPRLRSLEALRSRGIVLRKTSLATVVRLPEAVFLERYIHRYKQDVPQLLELYLESQGHTQTN, encoded by the coding sequence ATGGCGCTGCGGCGTCTCGCCCGCCGCCTCGCGATCGTCCCattcccaccccggctcctcccacTCCCCATCCCCTACTCCCCCGGCCACCTCCGCTTCTCCACACGGCAAACAAAGCCGCACTTCATGGCAGAGTACCTCGTCTCCACCTGCGGCCTCTCGCCGGAGGCGGCCGCCAAGGCCGCCCCGCGCTTCTCGAACCTCGCCACCACGGACAGGCCGGACGCCGTGATCGCCTTCCTCCGCTCGCAGGGCCTCGGCAAGCCGCAGGTCCGCGCCATCGTGTCCCACAGACCCGCGCTGCTCCTCAGCAACGTGGACGCCACCCTCGCCCCCAAGTTCACCGCCCTCCGCGCGCTCGGCCTCAACCGCGCCGACGCCGCCCGCCTCTTCGCGCTCTTCCCCTCCGCGCTCGCCTACGGCGTCCACTCCAACCTCCTCCCCCGGGTCCTCCTCTGGCTCGACCTCCTCGGCTCCACCACCTTGCTGATGAAATGGCTCGCCAAGGCGTGGCTGCTCAAGTACTCCGTCGACCTGCTCCTCAACAACCTCGCCACGCTCCGCGCCATCGGCCTGCCCGAGGCCCGCCTCACCGCCCTCGTCCGCCTGCAGCCGACCATCATCATGCAGTCGCCCGACAAGCTCAAGGCGCTCATCGCCCGCGTCGACGAGGCGTGCGCCGCGGGTCTCCCGCCCACCTCCGGGATGTACCCGTGGTGCCTCTTCGCGCTCCACAACGTTGGCGCCCAAGCCTTCGAGGCCAAGAAGGCGGTCGTCACGCGTGGCTTCGGGTGCACCAACGACCAGTTCGCCGCCATGTTCCGCCGCGCGCCCTGCTAcatgttcacctccgaggaggtgctgCGGCGCAAGGTGGAGTTCCTCAGGACGGTGTGCGGCCTCGGGTGCGTCGTCAACAACCCCGTGCTGCTCACCTTCAGCGTCGACAAGCGCATGGCTCCGCGCCTCCGCTCCCTCGAGGCCCTGCGTTCCAGAGGCATCGTCCTCCGGAAGACGAGCCTGGCCACCGTAGTGAGGCTGCCGGAGGCCGTGTTCTTGGAGAGGTACATACACAGATACAAACAAGATGTTCCTCAACTCCTCGAGCTCTATCTTGAATCTCAAGGACACACACAAACAAACTAG